The genomic region CTTTCAGCAAGCTTTTCCAGTCGGTAGAGGCAGATATCGTTACCTTTAACGTCGGGACTGCCGCAGGCGCTACCAGCACCAGATCGTTACCCAGCAGGGTGACACGGCTGGCAGGATCGATGCTTTTTTTGTCTGCCACATAGTCCATCCACTGTTGGTCCGCAGAAATAAACAGATCGGCCGGCGCACCCTGTTCAATCTGACGAGCCAGCGTTGAGGAAGAGGCAAAAGAACTGACCACCTTTACGTCTTTGCCTTTTTGGTATTGATCCGCAATATTGTCGAGCGCGTTGGTCAATGATGCCGCAGCAAACACGGTAATATTATCTGCCGCAGACACCTGCATGACAGCACAGGCACCGATCGCGGTACACAAAACAAAATGGTGTAATTTCACGGACATGGTGTTCTCCAGAGAGGATCGTTACACGTCTGATACTATAACGAAGCAAAAAACACTGTCACTGGAATTATCGGCAGGAATGGCCGGAAGTTGAACCGATGCAAAAAACAAACGCCCGTTGATGCGGGCGTGAGGAGGCAGAGAGATTACCGGCGATTCTTCGCGAGCTGGTCATCACGATGACCTATTTTAGAGATAACGTTAAAGATTTCACCCAGTCCATAAATCAGCCCCAGGATGATTGCCATGGCCACGGGCACCATCAGAATAGCCTCACCAAGACCAATCAGTAATTCCAGCATGATTGTCTCCATTGCCGTTTGGCAGAAAGGGGCCATTGTATCGGCAACAAAAAAAACTGCACTGCCCTTTTGTGCGTTTTATTTTTATCAGCATAACACCGCCTGTGCGGCATCGAAAACCCTGTGAACGTTTGACACGCGCCGGACAGACTGTCCATAGTCTGTAGACAAGGCATTAAATGGAATAAACCATGTCAACATTGCATATTTCGCAAAGTCTTTTTTATCTTAATGAGTACCGCAATCTGACGCTGGGTGATATTACCCTTAATGTCGGTGAAAGCCGGGCTTTTGTGGGGGCTAACGGTAGCGGTAAGTTTTCGCTGGCGCGTGTGTTATCGGGTGAACTGAACGCAATCAAGGGCGATGTAGTCAATCAGTTCTCCCGCCCTGTCCGGCTTTCTCCTGAACAGCTGCAAGCGCTGGTTGCCGATGAATGGCAGCGCAATAACACCGATATGCCCGGCGTGGACGAAGATGATACCGGGCTAACCACTCAGCAAATCATCGAGGAGAGAATAAAAATTCGGCTCTCTGCCAGCGTCTGTCCGGGCAGTCTGGCATCAACCACCTGCTGGCGTGTCGTTTCAAATATCTCTCTACCGGGGAAACCCGTAAAGCCTTGCTGTGTCAGGCACTGATGTCGCCGCATGATTTGTTAATTCTTGATGATCCTTTCAACGGGCTGGATGTGGCTTCCCGATCCAGTCTGGCTGACGTGCCGGCGATCCTTCATCAGCAGGGCGCCACCGTGGTGCTGATTTTAAATCGTTTTGATGAGATTCCTGCCTTTACCGGCCAGGTTGGTGTCCTGGCCGAATGTACGTTGAGCCATACTGGCCTGCACGATGATGTTCTGGCAGAAGCGCTGGTTGCTCAATTAGCTCACAGCGAAAATCCGCAGAGCATCATGCTACCGGAAGCAGACAATATTAAAGAGGCCAGCATGGCCGCGACTGTTCCCCCGTTATGCTGCGTAATGGCGTGGTGAGCTGGAATGATAAAATGCAACAGGACGATCTCTGAAAATTTCCGGGCTTGAAATCTATTGAACACTGGCCCGGCAAACCCAGACCATTCAGTAAAAATCATTCAAAAACAGAGTGTAACGTCACAGGGGCATTTTCATCGGATCGGGATACTGATAGTCAAATCCCAGTTCCTGACATAGTCTGCTGCCGTCGATCAGTTTTCCGCTGCCCGCGTCCGTTTGCGCCATAAAAACGGGCGGCGTGAGGCCGAGCTGGCGGGCAACGGCCGGATAAAACACGTTGCGCGCAGGATGTGCCGATGCACTAAGATTGTAGACACGCCCCCCTTTGGGCGTTTGCAGTAACAGCGTTATAGCGCTGATCACATCGTCCAGATGAACCAGATTGACCCCATGACTGCCGTCGGCAAGGCCAGTTTTTCCGGCAAGAAAGCGGCCCGGATGGCGTCCAGGCCCCACCAGCCCGGCAAGGCGAAGAACATCCACCGAGGTGCCAGGTAAATCATGCAGCCAGGCTTCCAGCTCTTTCAACGTTTTGCCTGCTACCGTAGTGGGTTGCAGCGGGCTGTTCTCCTTCATTGCCCCTTCGCCATTGCCATAAACTGATGTTGAGCTGGTAAAAATAATTCTGGGGATCTTAAAGGACAGCGCGCTGTCGACCATTTGCTGAACCGCCAGAAGGTAGGCTCCACTTCCTTCCGCTGTCCGGCTTACCGGTAAGGTAATCACCAGCGCATCCGCGTTTAATAATGCTTTGAGATCGTCTGCTTTACAGACCAGCTCGGGGTTCAGCTTCAGGCAATAGCCCTCAATGCCGCACTTTCTTACTGCTTCCACTCCGTCCGCGGTGGTTTTGGTGCCGGTGACATGCCAGCCGTGCGCCATCAATGATAATCCCAGCGGCATCCCCAGCCAGCCCAAACCGACTATCGCAACTTTTCTCATCTTTTCTGCTCCCATGACTATTCACACTGACAAACGCTACATTACGCCAGCCCGACATGAATGATAACCTGCAGATGATGGGAGAATTTTTCATGGTTGACAAAAAAATGTTGCGTGTGGGACGCAATCTGGTTAGGTTATCGCTCACGAAATAAATATCCATTCATCCAGGAAAATTTATGAAACGCGTTCAGTTTAACCATCATCATCACCATCATCCTGACTAGCCTTTCAGGCGATGTGTGCTGGAAGACATTCAGGATCTTCCAGTGGTGCAGGACGTGAGAGAGCCCCCGGAAGATCGCCTTCCGGGGTTTTTTTTTGGGCTATTAAAATGCGCTGTGAGCTACGCACTACGGCTCCAGTCAGACAGGTAAAGAGGATAAGTACCATGTTAGATAACACCCGTTTACGCATAGCTATGCAAAAATCTGGCCGTTTAAGTGATGATTCCCGCGAAATGCTGGCGCGCTGCGGAATAAAAATTAATTTACAGCAGCAGCGCCTGATAGCTTTCGCAGAAAACATGCCAATTGATATTTTGCGCGTACGCGACGACGACATTCCCGGTCTGGTTATGGACGGCGTGGTAGATTTGGGCATTATTGGTGAAAATGTCCTCGAAGAAGAATTACTTACCCGACGTGCCCAGGGCGAAGATCCGCGCTATTTTACCCTGCGTCGCCTCGATTTTGGTGGTTGCCGCCTGTCGCTGGCAATGCCCGTTGATGATGAATACACGGGGCCGAAATGTTTACAAAACACCCGTATTGCCACCTCGTATCCTCACCTTCTCAAGAAGTATCTCGACAAACAGGGCGTTTCATTTAAGTCATGCCTGCTTAATGGTTCCGTTGAAGTCGCCCCACGGGCGGGTCTGGCCGATGCAATTTGCGATCTGGTTTCCACCGGAGCAACCCTTGAAGCCAACGGCCTGCGTGAAGTCGACGTGATTTACCGCTCCAAAGCCTGCCTAATTCAACGGGATGGCGAAATGCCAGCGGCAAAGCAGGAGCTGATAGATAAACTGCTGACGCGAATCCAGGGCGTAATTCAGGCTCGTGAGTCAAAATATATCATGCTGCACGCACGCGGCGACCGCCTGGAAGATATCATTTCTCTGCTGCCGGGTGCTGAACGCCCTACCGTATTGCCGCTGGCCGGGGATCAAAGCCGCGTTGCCGTTCATATGGTCAGTAGCGAAACGCTGTTCTGGGAAACCATGGAAAAACTGAAAACCTTGGGTGCCAGTTCGATTCTGGTATTGCCCATTGAGAAGATGATGGAGTAATTCATGACTGACTTTGCCACCCCCATCGACTGGCAGACATGCACGCCAGAACAACAGCAGGCGCTGTTAAGCCGTCCCGCCCTCAGCGCTTCTGACAGTATCGCGCTAACCGTGCGCGATATTATCGAAAAGGTCAAAGCAGAAGGCGACGCCGCCCTGCGCCACTACAGTGCCACCTTTGACAAGACTGACGTAACCGCGCTGCGCGTCACTGAGCAACAGATTGCCGATGCCACCGCGCGACTGAGTGATGAGATTAAACAGGCGATGGTGGTTGCGGTCGGTAATATTGAAACCTTTCACCTCGCGCAGAGATTGCCACCGGTCGATATTGAGACCCAGCCCGGCGTGCGCTGCCAGCAGATCACGCGTCCGCTCGCTTCCGTAGGCTTGTATATTCCGGGCGGCTCCGCACCGCTGTTCTCCACTGTACTCATGCTGGCAACACCAGCCCGCATAGCCGGTTGCCAGCGGGTAGTTCTCTGCTCACCGCCGCCGATTGCCGACGAAATTCTCTATGCGGCAACGCTCTGTGGCGTGGAAGAGATCTTTCAGGCTGGCGGCGCACAGGGCATTGCCGCACTGGCACTGGGGACTGAGTCAGTCCCTAAAGTGGATAAAATTTTCGGACCGGGCAATGCTTACGTCACGGAAGCAAAACGTCAGGTCAGCCAGCGACTGGACGGTGCCGCCATTGATATGCCGGCTGGCCCTTCAGAAGTGCTGGTGATCGCCGATGACGAGGCAACGCCCGATTTTGTTGCCTCAGACCTGCTTTCACAGGCCGAGCACGGCCCTGATTCTCAGGTCATTCTGTTGACGCCTTCATTACAGATGGCCGAAGCCGTGGCTGCAGCCGTCGCGCAACAGCTGACCACGCTGCCTCGTGCGGAAACGGCAAGAAAAGCGCTGGAAAGCAGCAGGCTGATCGTGGCAGAAGATATGCCACAGTGCGTGGAAATCAGTAATCGTTACGGGCCTGAACACCTGATTATCCAGACCCGCAACGCCCGCGATTGGGTCGGGCATATCACCAGTGCCGGGTCGATATTTCTTGGAGACTGGTCGCCGGAATCCGCAGGTGACTATGCTTCCGGGACTAACCATGTGCTGCCAACTTACGGCTACACGTCAACCTGCTCCAGCCTTGGGCTCGCTGACTTTCAGAAGCGCATGACGGTGCAGGAGCTTACTAAAGAAGGATTCCGTGCGCTGGCCCCCACCATTGAGATCCTTGCCGCCGCAGAGCAGCTTATCGCCCACAAAAATGCCGTTACCCTGCGTCTTAACGCGCTTAAGGAGCAAAAATGAGCACCCCGATTGAGCAGCTTGCACGCGCGAATGTGCGGGCACTTATCCCTTATCAGTCTGCCCGACGTCTGGGCGGAAATGGCGATGTATGGTTAAACGCCAATGAATATCCGCTGGCGGTACCCTTTAACCTCAGCCAGCAGACGCTGAACCGCTATCCTGAATGCCAGCCAAAATTGGTGATTGAACGCTATGCCGCTTACGCTGGCGTCACCCGCGACCAGCTGCTGGTCAGCCGGGGAGCCGATGAAGGGATTGAGCTGCTGATCCGCGCCTTCTGCGAACCGGGCAAAGATGCCGTGCTGTTTTGTCCACCCACCTACGGTATGTACAGCGTCAGCGCGGAGACCTTTGGTGTCGAATATCGCACGGTAGAAGCGCAGAACAGCTGGCAGCTGAATCTTCCGGCTATTTCGCAGAAGCTGGATGGCGTCAAGCTCGTCTACGTTTGCAGCCCCAATAATCCTACTGGCAACCTGATTAACCCGGAGGACATTCGTCAGTTGCTGGAGATGACCCGTGGTAAGGCGCTGGTGGTGGCCGATGAAGCCTATATAGAGTTTTGCCCGCAGGCCACACTCAGCGGCTGGTTAAAAGCGTACCCGCATCTGGTTATTTTACGCACGCTGTCAAAAGCCTTTGCCCTCGCCGGGCTACGCTGTGGCTTTACCCTGGCCAATGCGGACGTCATTGCGCTACTGATGAAGGTCATTGCGCCTTATCCGCTGGCGACACCGGTTGCCGATATCGCGGCGCTGGCCCTGAGCGATGACGGTCTGGACCTGATGCGAGAACACGTCAGTACGCTTATCACCAACCGCGAGAAGCTAATCGCCGATCTGCGCAACTGCCCCTGCGTTGAACATGTCTGGAACAGTGACACCAACTATGTGCTGGCACGGTTTTCTGCCTCAGGCATGGTCTTTAAAACACTGTGGGATCAGGGCATTATTCTGCGTGATCAAAACAAACAGTCGGGGCTCTCAGGATGCCTGCGCATCTCGGTGGGAACCCGTGAAGAGTGTGACCGTACTATCGCCGCACTGATGGCATTGCCCGGCGCATCCGTTTCCCTGGAGCAAGCATGAGCAACAAAGTTCTTTTTATCGATCGTGACGGCACGATTATCTCTGAGCCACCCGAGGATTTTCAGGTGGACCGCATGGATAAGCTGGCCTTTGAGCCGGATGTTATCCCCACCCTGCTGGCGCTGCAGAAGGCCGGGTTTCGGCTGGTCATGATCACCAATCAGGATGGTCTGGGCACCGACAGTTTCCCACAGGTGGATTTTGATAGCCCGCACACGCTGATGATGCAGGTGCTGACCTCCCAGGGTATTGCGTTTGATGAGGTGCTGATCTGCCCACATAAGCCGGAAGATAACTGCCACTGTCGCAAACCGAAAACCAGTATGGTGACGCCGTGGCTGGCGGAAGGCGCAATGGACACGAGCAACAGCTTTGTTATTGGTGACCGCACTACCGACCTGCAACTGGCAAGCAATATGGGTATTGCGGGCCTGCACTATTGCAGAGACAGCCTCAACTGGCAGGCTATTGGTAAGCAGCTCACGCAACGTGATCGCCATGCGCTGGTTGAGCGCAATACCAAAGAAACACAAATTCGCGCTGAAGTCTGGTTGGATCGCGAAGGAGACAGCCAGTTCAATACCGGCGTCGGTTTTTTTGACCATATGCTTGACCAGATCGCTATACACGGTGGCTTCCGCATGAATATTCATGTGAAAGGCGATCTCTACATTGACGATCACCACACGGTAGAAGACACCGGGCTGGCGCTGGGGGAAGCGCTACTGAAAGCACTGGGTGACAAACGCGGCATTGGCCGTTTTGGATTTGTTCTGCCGATGGATGAATGTCTGGCCCGCTGCGCGCTGGATATTTCCGGCCGACCGCATCTGGAATATAAAGCTGAGTTTAATTATCAGCGCGTGGGTGATTTAAGCACCGAGATGGTGGAACACTTTTTCCGCTCGCTATCTTATTCCATGGCCAGCACGCTGCACCTGAAAACCAAGGGTAAGAACGATCATCACCGCGTGGAAAGTCTGTTTAAAGCCTTTGGCCGCACCCTGCGCCAGGCAATTCGCGTTGACGGCAACACCCTGCCCAGCTCGAAAGGAGTGCTGTAAATGAAAGTGGTGATCCTCGATACTGGCTGCGCCAATCTCTCCTCGGTAAAATGGGCGATTCAGCGTCTGGGCTACCAGCCAGAGGTCAGCCGCGAGGCTGATATTGTGCTTCAGGCCGACAAGCTCTTTCTGCCCGGCGTCGGCACCGCCCAGGCTGCCATGACCCAGTTGCAGGCGCGGGGTTTGATCCCGCTGATTAAAACCTGTACTCAGCCGGTGCTGGGTATCTGCCTCGGCATGCAGCTACTGGGCACGCAAAGCGATGAAAGTGGAGGCATTCCCACGCTGGGCATTATCGAACAACCGGTGATTCAGATGCAGGACGTTGGCCTGCCACTGCCGCATATGGGGTGGAACCAGATCTCCGCTCAGGTCGGTAACCATCTGTTTCGGGGTATCCCGGACAGCTCATATTTCTATTTTGTTCACAGCTATGCCATGCCGCTAAACGCCAACACCATTGCACAATGTAACTATGGTGAACCCTTTACCGCCGCTGTGCAAAAAGACAATTTCTTTGGTGTGCAGTTTCACCCGGAACGCTCCGGCGCAGCAGGCGCACAGCTGTTGAAAAACTTTCTGGAGATGTAACGGGCATGATTATTCCCGCATTAGATTTGATTGACGGCAAGGTTGTGCGTCTGCATCAGGGTGATTACGCACAGCAGCGAGACTATGGCAGCGATCCCCTTCCGCACTTACAGGATTATGAGTCACAGGGTGCCGGGGTTCTGCACCTGGTCGACCTGACTGGCGCCAAAGATCCGGCCGCACGGCAGATCCCGCTGCTGGAAAAACTGCTGGCAGGCGTCAGCGTACCGGTGCAGATTGGCGGCGGCATCCGCACCAGAGAAGATGTCGATGCCCTGCTCACTGCCGGTGCCAGCCGCGTAGTGGTCGGCTCCACCGCGGTCCGGCAGCCTGAAGAGGTGCAGGCGTGGATTAATGCATATGGCCCGGAAGCTATCGTGCTGGCGCTGGATGTTCGCATTGACAGCGAAAACCGCAAGGAAGTGGCGATCAGCGGGTGGCAGGAAGCCACGGGCATAACCCTGGAAGAGGTTATCGAACAGTTTCAGCCTGCGGGCCTGAAACACGTTTTGTGCACCGATATTTCCCGCGATGGCACACTGAGCGGCTCGAATGTCGCGCTGTACCGGGAGGTCTCCGCGCGCTACCCGCAAATTGCGTTTCAGTCTTCCGGGGGCATCGGCTCGCTGGCTGATATCAGCGCCCTGCACGGTTCCGGTGCACAAGGGGTCATCGTTGGCCGTGCGCTGCTGGAAGGAAATTTCACCGTGACGGAGGCAATACAATGCTGGCAAAACGGATAATTCCCTGCCTGGACGTGCGTGATGGTCAGGTGGTCAAAGGCGTACAGTTTCGCAACCATGAGATCATTGGTGATATCGTGCCGTTAGCCCAGCGCTACGCTCAGGAAGGCGCAGACGAGCTGGTTTTTTATGATATCACCGCGTCTTCAGATGGCCGGGTGGTGGATAAAAGCTGGGTGTCACGCGTGGCAGAGGTCATTGATATTCCCTTCTGCGTAGCGGGTGGGATTAAGACCGAGGAGGATGCCGCCCAAATACTCTCGTTTGGCGCAGATAAAATTTCCATCAACTCCCCGGCGCTGTCCGATCCTGAACTGATTACCCGCCTTGCTGACCGCTTCGGCGTACAGTGCATCGTGGTCGGAATTGACACCTGGTATGACAGCGAAAGCGGCAAATACCACGTTAACCAATATACCGGAGACGAAAGCCGTACCCGCGTCACCCAGTGGGAAACGCTGGACTGGGTGCAGGAAGTGCAAAAGCGTGGAGCTGGTGAAATCGTGCTTAATATGATGAACCAGGATGGCGTGCGAAACGGCTACGATCTGATTCAGCTGCAAAAGGTTCGCGAGGTTTGTAATGTGCCCCTGATTGCCTCCGGTGGCGCAGGCACCCTTTCGCATTTCCATGAAGCCTTTCGCGATGCTGATGTGGATGGCGCACTGGCTGCGTCGGTGTTCCACAAACAGATTATTAATATCCATGAACTGAAAGCCTTCCTGATTGAAAAAGGTGTGGAGATCCGCGCATGTTAACAGAACAACAGCTGGCCCGGCTCGACTGGGTGAAGACCGACGGTATGATGCCGGCGATCGTGCAGCATGCCGTTTCTGGCGAAGTATTGATGCACGGTTATATGAATCAGCAGGCGCTGGAAAGGACGTTGGAAAGCGGCAAGATAACGTTCTGGTCGCGCACCAAACAGCGTTTATGGACCAAAGGTGAAAGCTCTGAACACTTCCTTAATGTGGTCAGCATCACCCCGGATTGCGATAACGACACGCTATTGGTGCTGGCAAATCCAGCAGGCCCAACCTGCCACCTTGGGACCTCCAGCTGTTTCTCTCCTGCAGCATCTGACTGGACTTTTCTGTATCAGCTTGAGCAGTTGCTGGCCGAGCGGAAAAACGCCGATCCAAAAAGTTCTTACACGGCCAGCCTGTATGCCAGCGGCACCAGGCGTATTGCGCAGAAGGTAGGGGAAGAAGGTGTGGAAACTGCACTGGCAGCGGCCATTAATGACCGCACTGAGCTGACCAATGAAGCTTCCGATTTGATTTATCATTTGCTGGTGCTGCTGCAGGATCAGGATCTTAATCTGAGCACCATCATTGATAACCTGCGTCAACGGCATAAATAGCCGCAGATAGCGGCGTCAGCTACGGACAGATCATAGGCTTACTGAGGGTACAGTCAGGCGAAACCTTCCGCCTGACTGTTTTGGCCAGGCAAACATTATTCTCCATGTGGCAACACGTTATGCGTTATTTCATGAATGCTGCGAGGTAACCGGGTAATGATGATATCTTATGACGGGTCAACAGTTATCGCCGTTGCCAGAACCGCTTGTTTAGGCCAGTAAAAATTCATTTTCGCAGGAAGTTGTTGTTCAGACTCAGCAAGAGGTGATACGTCGAAAAAGTCAACCAGTACAGTCAACGAACCGACAATAAGAAATACCGCTAACTCTTTTTTGAGAGTGCTGGAGCCTTTGGTAATTCTGGCTGCATCTTTTTATATTTCAATGACAGCCCGCTGACTTTATCCGCAGGAATACGGTTGTCCTGTTCCAACCGATAAGGATGACCATTCCATTTCTCAAAGCAGGACTGCCAGTATTCAAACGTCCGCAGATCGTTTGGTGCTCCCGAACACAGGCAGCTGTCAACGTCAAAAAGCGCACAGCGCATACCGAGTGCGATGGCCTCATAGATGAGGGTATCAATGTAAAACTCACCGTTGATGCAGCCATCACGCGAAATCAGCCGCGCCACCGCACGGTGGAAATCTTCTGCTCTACGAAAAGTAAAAGTTCCCAAAACCACAGTATCTGAGGCAGAGTTACTTAAAGGCATTTTTACCCAAATGGTACGTATCAGGCCATTTTCAGCATCGATCCAGCCAAACATCTGGGGATAAGAAGCCACATTAGGGTAACCACGTACACCCCGGACGATAACATCAATCGTCGGGTCATTGACCAACTGCTGAAATTTATTGGCATCATAAAGTGCGGCGTGGTCGCAGGTACCGGTGGTAATGGCACCAGATACAGGCTTGCCCTGTTCTGCTAATGCCTCAAAGTCAATCAGCGCAGGGCAGGCCTGATCTTCTGTCACTTTATCAATTGTTTTGATAATGGCATCAGGGTAAAGCGCCTTCAGCTCTGATGACACAGCCTGATAACCTTCCATGCCCTCGCGTAAAACAAAAACATGCTGCTGCGTCGCAGGCAAATCATATGCAGCCTGAGCAACCATTGGACGTCCTGATACCGGAATAAGCGGTTAAGAGCCTGTCTCAACAGGGCTTTATTCCAGACAATAAGACCACGGGAAAAATGCAACAGGGCCCCGTCATTCTCAGACGTCTTTTCCCGTCGGGTCAGGGGCCGGCGAAACCGGTTCATCCGGCTGTGCGTCCTCCCGACGACCCGGTGACTGGCCATGAAGTTCGTGGTTTACTGGCATCTCATTCCTCTTTACGGGGCGGGATATAAGGCTCGTCACGACGGCTCAACCGGTCTGTTTTCAGCCCGGGCGCTTCGTCGCCTTTGTCCGGGCAGCGTCCGGGTTTTTGCCCCGGACGCCCCGTCTGAAGAGCACCGGGTGTGTCCGCCACCAGTTTGATGTCATGCCGGTTTGCTGCTGCGACCCGTGACAGAGGAAACCAGCCGGCGTCTGTCATCAGACTGGGCTTTACGCCCTGTTTCCCTGTGTCCGTGGGGTAGCGTCCTGTTTTTTGTCCCGGCAGCGGTGATGTTGTCATACCGCCATCCACCGATAACCATGAGCAGTCCGTGCCGTCCGGGTGTTCACAGGCCAGTAATCCGTTCTGCCAGAAACGCCCGAAGACACCTGCGTCTCTCCGTTCCCGGAAGCGCCGGTGCGCAGAATCTGATGAACCTATCCCTGTGGCATTGAGTGCATTCCACTGACAGGCTGTGCTGGGGACGAAGAAAATGGCGTTCATTGCGGCCCGATTATCAACACGTTTTCGGCGTGTACCCGGAGGATGGCGGGTTTTGTGTTCCGGGATAAGCGGGGCCATTTTGTCCCGGAGTTCATCGCTAATCTGCCCTTTACTGCCTGCCATACTTTGCCCTCAGATATGACCGGGGTGCATTATACGATGACGCCTTTTGGGACAGACTCTTAGTCAGGGTATAGCCCTCCCTGCTGAAACGCTGTCCAAGGTCCGCCATGGGAATAACAATGGTGCCCTGAGGAGACGGTTGTATTTTTCCAGACTCAATGGATTTGTGGAAAACATTTGACCAGACATTGTATCCTGCAAGATCTTCTGGGGTACCCCACTGCATAAAATGCTGAACAGGATAGACCACCACAGGCTGTTTATTCGCTAATAGTCGCTTATATGCCAGGTTGACATAATATTCTCCGCCAATATTCAGATTCTGTTCAGGCATGGTAAAAAAGGCGTCAATATTATTTTCGCCGTGGCGAAATAGCAGGCGCCGCTTGAAGCATATTCTTCCATGTGGTTATCGGTGTAGGGCCGTTTTTCCTGAATGTCATCCATCCGTCCATCTGTTTCGCGTATGTAAGCGTAATTTGTCGTACCGAGAGTGTGCGGATAAAATCCTTTATAGGCGGGTACAGCACCTGCACAAGCGTTTTCTTTAACGAAGGTTTAAAATATGTCCAGTCCCAACAGCAGGTAACATCGCAATAATTAACCACAACAGGTTTTGAAGGATCGAGCAGTGCTTCACAGGACGCGATTTTATCCGGGCAGTAAAAAACCACCTGCATAGCAGGTGGCATTGATTTCACCCCACAGGGGCGCACTAAGTCCAGACTCAGAGAGCCTTCCCTTCACACTGCTTTCAGTGGAGGCTAGCTCTCTTCAACTTCATGTTTTTCCTGATACTTCACGTACTTTCTTATCATTTCTTCATTTATACCTACGGTATCGACACAATAACCTCTTGCCCAAAAACCATTCCCCCGCTGCTTGTTCTTACGCAGGCAGGGAAATTTACTGAACAATCGAAGGGCTGTTTTACCCTTTACGTCGCCTGTTACATGGGAAATCGAAAGCCGTGGAGGCACTTTTACCCGCAAATGGACATGGTCTGTCTGGTCATTCAGCTACACTACTTCTACCCCGGGCTGCTCACCTGAGATCCTTATCGGCTTACAGACCTCTTTACCAACATTGTTCCTGAGGATGCGAAACCGGTACCTGGGTGTCCATACGATATGATATTGACAACACCAGAGCACATGAGATGCTTTCTGGAGTCTACTCATGGTTAAATCCCTGACAGTTATGGGGACAACAGATTCGGATTTTCCCATGAGTAGCATGACTGGCAGAGCCAACTTATTGCTGACCACCTCCACAGGAGGTGGTGTTCATGCAGGGATGAAAAAGCTCCCCGAAGGAAGCTTTTTCATAAACGATATTTTATTCCAACCATTCAGTATGGAATACACCTTCTTTATCGGTACGCTTGTAAGTATGCGCCCCAAAATAATCCCGCTGCGCCTGAATCAGATTAGCGGGAAGCACTGCTGAACGATAACTGTCGTAATAAGCGATGGCTGCCGAGAAAGTTGGTGTAGGTATACCATTCTGCACCGCCCAGGCGACGACATCTCGCAGAGCTTGCTGGTACTCGTCCGCAATGTTTTTGAAATACGATGCAAGTAACAGATTGGCGATATCAGCATTGTCAGCGTAGGCATCAGTAATTTTTTGCAGAAACTGGGCACGTATAATACAGCCAGCGCGGAAAATTTTAGCAATCTCACCGTAATTGAGATTCCAGTTATTTTCGCCTGACGCTGCTTTCAACTGAGAAAAGCCCTGAGCATAAGAGACAATTTTACCCAAATACAGGGCACGGCGTACTTTCTCAATAAATTCA from Erwinia tracheiphila harbors:
- a CDS encoding glycosyltransferase family protein, encoding MTEDQACPALIDFEALAEQGKPVSGAITTGTCDHAALYDANKFQQLVNDPTIDVIVRGVRGYPNVASYPQMFGWIDAENGLIRTIWVKMPLSNSASDTVVLGTFTFRRAEDFHRAVARLISRDGCINGEFYIDTLIYEAIALGMRCALFDVDSCLCSGAPNDLRTFEYWQSCFEKWNGHPYRLEQDNRIPADKVSGLSLKYKKMQPELPKAPALSKKS